In Stomoxys calcitrans chromosome 2, idStoCalc2.1, whole genome shotgun sequence, the following proteins share a genomic window:
- the LOC106095775 gene encoding uncharacterized protein LOC106095775: protein MIMIFYFSVLSETLKVKFINLKCEELDKSFVTFRKCYLKARARDTVSFHLYAEMHQLPLTNMTVNAQLFVRGNGYRPFLYNDTLDFCQFVRNPNRYMFWKIVYQIQKPYSNVNHTCPFNHDVIIDGLILNAEMLRLIPFPSNDYMIQMKYAFFNIYRLKVNIYLKIFD, encoded by the exons ATGATCATGATATTCTATTTCTCTGTTCTGAGTGAAACGTTAAAAGTTAAATTTATAAATCTAAAATGTGAGGAATTGGACAAATCCTTTGTTACCTTCAGAAAGTGCTATCTAAAGGCCAGAGCAAGGGACACTGTAAGTTTTCATCTTTATGCTGAAATGCATCAATTGCCTCTCACCAATATGACG GTGAATGCTCAACTCTTTGTTAGGGGCAATGGGTATAGACCATTTTTGTACAATGATACCCTTGATTTTTGCCAATTTGTCAGAAATCCAAATCGCTACATGTTTTGGAAAATAGTCTACCAAATTCAAAAGCCTTATTCAAATGTCAATCATACATGCCCTTTCAAT CATGACGTTATAATTGATGGCCTTATTTTGAATGCCGAAATGTTAAGATTGATTCCATTTCCATCCAACGATTATATGATCCAAATGAAGTATGCCTTCTTCAATATTTATAGGCTAAAAGTcaacatttatttgaaaatcttTGATTAG